In Vespa velutina chromosome 1, iVesVel2.1, whole genome shotgun sequence, the following proteins share a genomic window:
- the LOC124947627 gene encoding mitogen-activated protein kinase kinase kinase 7-like encodes MNNMCDDYPNIVGTDTLKRCWVLLRTSTTSEDLDNVYRLLDADLRPLTPDHTCERSREIFEEHKQLAQEYLKVQTEIALLGQHKNEMLKNLSIDNLRQQQELRKLEDEKESLVKLYRNLKRQLEIMKNKRTSNNPVNNCIPTISPAVSGNNGWVVVPRQDP; translated from the exons ATGAACAATATGTGCGACGATTATCCGAATATCGTAGGAACCGACACTTTGAAGCGTTGCTGGGTATTACTGC GTACCAGCACTACCAGCGAGGACTTGGATAATGTGTACCGTCTATTAGATGCGGATTTAAGACCTCTTACACCGGACCATACGTGCGAACGTTCCCGTGAAATCTTCGAAGAGCATAAACAATTAGCGcaggaatatttaaaagtacaAACGGAAATAGCTCTATTGGGACAGCATAAGAATGAGATGTTAAAAAATCTAAGCATAGATAATCTACGGCAACAGCAAGAGTTACGAAAGTTAGAGGATGAAAAG GAATCTCTGGTGAAGCTATATCGAAATTTAAAACGGCAATTagagataatgaaaaacaaGAGGACAAGTAACAATCCtgtaaataattgtatacCAACGATAAGTCCTGCCGTTTCTGGTAATAATGGGTGGGTTGTGGTGCCGCGACA
- the LOC124953970 gene encoding mitogen-activated protein kinase kinase kinase 7-like yields MVLTTEGERKAFTVEVRQLSRVFHPNIVKLYGACTKNPVCLVMEYAEGGSLYNVLHCNPQPRYTASHAMSWALQCARGVAYLHNMKPKPLIHRDLKPPNLLLVMGGQTLKICDFGTACDLNTYMTNNKGSAAWMAPEVFEGSRYTEKCDVFSWGVILWEVLSRKKPFDEIGASAYRIMWAVHIGQRPPLIEGCPRPIEELMTRCWQKCPEDRPSMDEVVRIMTILFEFFNNNLDPVEYSLGSEADDIDGNEDTKDDILDMVTTLDTRINGSVMNGTICPNVTSSVKQPDDGTDDELNSYPVTSQQSPNNALTHSSSQIKRSIPQCNPIISQMNPV; encoded by the exons ATGGTTTTAACGACAG AGGGTGAAAGAAAAGCTTTCACGGTAGAAGTAAGGCAATTGTCAAGAGTCTTTCATCCTAATATTGTCAAATTATATGGTGCGTGTACTAAAAATCCAGTATGTTTGGTAATGGAATATGCAGAAGGTGGATCATTATACAATG tTCTTCATTGTAATCCACAACCGCGCTATACTGCTAGTCATGCAATGAGCTGGGCTCTTCAATGTGCACGTGGTGTAGCATATCTTCATAATATGAAGCCTAAACCATTAATTCATAG ggATTTAAAGCCACCAAATCTATTGCTAGTCATGGGTGGACAAACGCTTAAAATTTGTGATTTTGGTACAGCCTGTGATTTGAATACTTATATGACTAACAATAAAGGTTCAGCAGCATGGATGGCACCGGAAGTATTCGAAGGTTCAAGATATACCGAAAAATGTGATGTATTTAGTTGGGGCGTCATTTTATGGGAAGTTCTTTCACGTAAAAAACCTTTCGATGAAATTGGTGCATCAGCGTATAGAATAATGTGGGCTGTGCACATAGGGCAAAGACCACCATTGATAGAAGGTTGTCCAAGACCCATTGAAGAATTAATGACCAG ATGTTGGCAGAAATGTCCAGAAGACAGACCTTCGATGGATGAAGTGGTGAGAATTATGACGAttctatttgaatttttcaacaatAATTTAGACCCTGTTGAATATTCCTTGg GTAGCGAAGCAGACGATATCGATGGTAATGAAGATACGAAAGATGATATTTTAGATATGGTAACGACCTTAGATACTCGGATAAATGGATCAGTTATGAATGGAACAATATGTCCAAATGTTACATCATCTGTCAAACAACCGGATGATGGAACGGATGATGAACTTAATTCGTATCCAGTAACTTCTCAACAGTCCCCTAACAATGCATTAACGCATTCCTCATCGCAAATAAAGAGATCAATACCGCAATGTAATCCTATAATATCCCAAA TGAATCCAGTATGA
- the LOC124946925 gene encoding N-sulphoglucosamine sulphohydrolase isoform X2 — protein MRSYLNKICQSPNLDSLAKESLLFNNAYTSVSSCSPSRAALLTGLPSHENGMYGLHHGVHHFNSFNNIESLPKILQKNNIRTGIIGKKHVGPGNVYPFDFSYTEENNDILQVGRNITKIKLLVREFLSQNKTQPFFLYIAFHDPHRCGHTHPQYGNFCEKFGNGDIGMGTIPDWHPIYYQWDQVKVPYFVQDTEAARRDIAAQYTTISRLDQGVGLILNELKDAGFKDNTLILYTSDNGIPFPNGRTNLYDSGMAEPMMISSPIHKERRNQVTYAMTSLLDVVPTLLDWYNISYTNEALNKNEVFLPNLTGRSLLPLLVKESQEERSIFASQTHHEVTMYYPMRVIRTKRYKLIHNLNYKMPFPIDQDLYISPTFQDLLNRTYNKQPLPWYKTLKSYYQRPEWELYNLKYDPEERNNIFSKPSMKGIVIDLQKQLFNWQNVTNDPWLCVPHGVLQNTGDHINNPQCMPLYNID, from the exons ATGAGATCgtacttaaataaaatttgtcaatCACCCAATTTAGATTCCTTAGCAAAAGAAAGTTTGCTATTTAATAATGCATATACTTCAGTTAGCAGCTGTTCACCTag tcGTGCTGCATTATTAACTGGTTTACCAAGTCATGAAAATGGAATGTATGGACTGCACCATGGGGTCcatcattttaattcatttaataatattgaaagtttgccaaaaatattacaaaaaaataatattagaacag gtATAATTGGTAAAAAACATGTAGGTCCAGGAAATGTATATCCATTTGATTTCTCATATACAGAAgagaataatgatatattacaaGTGGGACGTAATATCACAAAAATTAAACTTTTAGTTAGAGAGTTTCTTTCACAGAATAAAACGCA accatttttcttatatattgcTTTTCATGACCCACATCGATGTGGTCATACACATCCACAATATGGCAATTTCTGTGAAAAATTTGGTAATGGAGATATTGGAATGGGTACAATTCCTGATTGGCATCCAATATATTATCAGTGGGATCAGGTAAAAGTACCATATTTTGTACAAGATACTGAAGCTGCTAGGAGAGATATTGCTGCACAATACACAACAATTTCTCGTTTAGATCAAG gcGTAGGCTTGATTTTAAATGAGCTTAAAGATGCAGGTTTCAAAGATAATACTTTAATACTTTATACATCTGATAATGGGATTCCATTTCCTAACGGTCGTACTAATCTATATGATTCTG gTATGGCAGAACCTATGATGATTTCATCACCAATCcataaagaacgaagaaatcaAGTAACATATGCTATGACATCTTTACTGGATGTAGTACCTACTTTGTTAGATTggtataatatatcttatacaAATGAAgcattgaataaaaatgaagtttTTCTACCAAACCTTACAGGCAGATCTCTTCTTCCACTCCTTGTTAaag AGTCACAGGAGGAGAGATCAATTTTTGCTAGTCAAACTCATCATGAAGTTACTATGTATTATCCTATGCGCGTGATTAGAACTAAACGCTATAAATTGatacataatttaaattataaaatgccCTTTCCAATCGatcaagatttatatatatctccaaCTTTTCAG gATCTTTTAAACAGAACATATAACAAACAACCTCTTCCATGGTATAAAACATTAAAGTCGTATTATCAAAGACCAGAATgggaattatataatttaaaatatgatcctgaagaaaggaacaatatattttcgaagCCATCGATGaag ggCATAGTGATTGATTTACAAAAACAATTGTTCAATTGGCAGAATGTTACTAATGATCCATGGTTATGTGTTCCACATGGAGTCTTACAAAATACCGGtgatcatataaataatccaCAGTGTATGcccttatataatatagattag
- the LOC124946925 gene encoding N-sulphoglucosamine sulphohydrolase isoform X1: MSGRIFIDTLFSILFINILKYYHADANPTAEQKNVLLLLADDAGFEMRSYLNKICQSPNLDSLAKESLLFNNAYTSVSSCSPSRAALLTGLPSHENGMYGLHHGVHHFNSFNNIESLPKILQKNNIRTGIIGKKHVGPGNVYPFDFSYTEENNDILQVGRNITKIKLLVREFLSQNKTQPFFLYIAFHDPHRCGHTHPQYGNFCEKFGNGDIGMGTIPDWHPIYYQWDQVKVPYFVQDTEAARRDIAAQYTTISRLDQGVGLILNELKDAGFKDNTLILYTSDNGIPFPNGRTNLYDSGMAEPMMISSPIHKERRNQVTYAMTSLLDVVPTLLDWYNISYTNEALNKNEVFLPNLTGRSLLPLLVKESQEERSIFASQTHHEVTMYYPMRVIRTKRYKLIHNLNYKMPFPIDQDLYISPTFQDLLNRTYNKQPLPWYKTLKSYYQRPEWELYNLKYDPEERNNIFSKPSMKGIVIDLQKQLFNWQNVTNDPWLCVPHGVLQNTGDHINNPQCMPLYNID, encoded by the exons ATGTCAGGCagaattttcattgatacattattttcgattttatttattaatatattaaaatattatcatgcAGATGCTAATCCTACGGCAGAACAGAAAAATGTGCTTCTACTTTTGg ctgATGATGCTGGGTTTGAAATGAGATCgtacttaaataaaatttgtcaatCACCCAATTTAGATTCCTTAGCAAAAGAAAGTTTGCTATTTAATAATGCATATACTTCAGTTAGCAGCTGTTCACCTag tcGTGCTGCATTATTAACTGGTTTACCAAGTCATGAAAATGGAATGTATGGACTGCACCATGGGGTCcatcattttaattcatttaataatattgaaagtttgccaaaaatattacaaaaaaataatattagaacag gtATAATTGGTAAAAAACATGTAGGTCCAGGAAATGTATATCCATTTGATTTCTCATATACAGAAgagaataatgatatattacaaGTGGGACGTAATATCACAAAAATTAAACTTTTAGTTAGAGAGTTTCTTTCACAGAATAAAACGCA accatttttcttatatattgcTTTTCATGACCCACATCGATGTGGTCATACACATCCACAATATGGCAATTTCTGTGAAAAATTTGGTAATGGAGATATTGGAATGGGTACAATTCCTGATTGGCATCCAATATATTATCAGTGGGATCAGGTAAAAGTACCATATTTTGTACAAGATACTGAAGCTGCTAGGAGAGATATTGCTGCACAATACACAACAATTTCTCGTTTAGATCAAG gcGTAGGCTTGATTTTAAATGAGCTTAAAGATGCAGGTTTCAAAGATAATACTTTAATACTTTATACATCTGATAATGGGATTCCATTTCCTAACGGTCGTACTAATCTATATGATTCTG gTATGGCAGAACCTATGATGATTTCATCACCAATCcataaagaacgaagaaatcaAGTAACATATGCTATGACATCTTTACTGGATGTAGTACCTACTTTGTTAGATTggtataatatatcttatacaAATGAAgcattgaataaaaatgaagtttTTCTACCAAACCTTACAGGCAGATCTCTTCTTCCACTCCTTGTTAaag AGTCACAGGAGGAGAGATCAATTTTTGCTAGTCAAACTCATCATGAAGTTACTATGTATTATCCTATGCGCGTGATTAGAACTAAACGCTATAAATTGatacataatttaaattataaaatgccCTTTCCAATCGatcaagatttatatatatctccaaCTTTTCAG gATCTTTTAAACAGAACATATAACAAACAACCTCTTCCATGGTATAAAACATTAAAGTCGTATTATCAAAGACCAGAATgggaattatataatttaaaatatgatcctgaagaaaggaacaatatattttcgaagCCATCGATGaag ggCATAGTGATTGATTTACAAAAACAATTGTTCAATTGGCAGAATGTTACTAATGATCCATGGTTATGTGTTCCACATGGAGTCTTACAAAATACCGGtgatcatataaataatccaCAGTGTATGcccttatataatatagattag
- the LOC124946925 gene encoding N-sulphoglucosamine sulphohydrolase isoform X3 → MSGRIFIDTLFSILFINILKYYHADANPTAEQKNVLLLLADDAGFEMRSYLNKICQSPNLDSLAKESLLFNNAYTSVSSCSPSRAALLTGLPSHENGMYGLHHGVHHFNSFNNIESLPKILQKNNIRTGIIGKKHVGPGNVYPFDFSYTEENNDILQVGRNITKIKLLVREFLSQNKTQPFFLYIAFHDPHRCGHTHPQYGNFCEKFGNGDIGMGTIPDWHPIYYQWDQVKVPYFVQDTEAARRDIAAQYTTISRLDQGVGLILNELKDAGFKDNTLILYTSDNGIPFPNGRTNLYDSGMAEPMMISSPIHKERRNQVTYAMTSLLDVVPTLLDWYNISYTNEALNKNEVFLPNLTGRSLLPLLVKESQEERSIFASQTHHEVTMYYPMRVIRTKRYKLIHNLNYKMPFPIDQDLYISPTFQNI, encoded by the exons ATGTCAGGCagaattttcattgatacattattttcgattttatttattaatatattaaaatattatcatgcAGATGCTAATCCTACGGCAGAACAGAAAAATGTGCTTCTACTTTTGg ctgATGATGCTGGGTTTGAAATGAGATCgtacttaaataaaatttgtcaatCACCCAATTTAGATTCCTTAGCAAAAGAAAGTTTGCTATTTAATAATGCATATACTTCAGTTAGCAGCTGTTCACCTag tcGTGCTGCATTATTAACTGGTTTACCAAGTCATGAAAATGGAATGTATGGACTGCACCATGGGGTCcatcattttaattcatttaataatattgaaagtttgccaaaaatattacaaaaaaataatattagaacag gtATAATTGGTAAAAAACATGTAGGTCCAGGAAATGTATATCCATTTGATTTCTCATATACAGAAgagaataatgatatattacaaGTGGGACGTAATATCACAAAAATTAAACTTTTAGTTAGAGAGTTTCTTTCACAGAATAAAACGCA accatttttcttatatattgcTTTTCATGACCCACATCGATGTGGTCATACACATCCACAATATGGCAATTTCTGTGAAAAATTTGGTAATGGAGATATTGGAATGGGTACAATTCCTGATTGGCATCCAATATATTATCAGTGGGATCAGGTAAAAGTACCATATTTTGTACAAGATACTGAAGCTGCTAGGAGAGATATTGCTGCACAATACACAACAATTTCTCGTTTAGATCAAG gcGTAGGCTTGATTTTAAATGAGCTTAAAGATGCAGGTTTCAAAGATAATACTTTAATACTTTATACATCTGATAATGGGATTCCATTTCCTAACGGTCGTACTAATCTATATGATTCTG gTATGGCAGAACCTATGATGATTTCATCACCAATCcataaagaacgaagaaatcaAGTAACATATGCTATGACATCTTTACTGGATGTAGTACCTACTTTGTTAGATTggtataatatatcttatacaAATGAAgcattgaataaaaatgaagtttTTCTACCAAACCTTACAGGCAGATCTCTTCTTCCACTCCTTGTTAaag AGTCACAGGAGGAGAGATCAATTTTTGCTAGTCAAACTCATCATGAAGTTACTATGTATTATCCTATGCGCGTGATTAGAACTAAACGCTATAAATTGatacataatttaaattataaaatgccCTTTCCAATCGatcaagatttatatatatctccaaCTTTTCAG AACATATAA
- the LOC124947535 gene encoding flavin reductase (NADPH) isoform X1, with product MAKRIVIFGATGNTGLCVLNHAVEKGMDVRVFVRDNTKIPENIRNKVDVIVGDVTNDKDVSKAVAGRDAVVVALGTRNDLKPTTVLSEGMKNIIEAMRKHNIELVSVCLSAFLFYKPDAVPAIFKDLNADHQRMFDLLKESGLKWIAILPPHISSTENLEYIIKHDESPGRAISKYALGAFLIDCLEQSNHYQKVCGIATGS from the exons ATGGCAAAGCGGATTGTAATATTCGGAGCTACGGGAAATACCGGTCTTTGTGTTTTAAATCATGCTGTGGAAAAGg GTATGGATGTAAGAGTTTTTGTGAGAGATAATACCAAGATACCAGAAAACATTAGAAACAAAGTGGATGTAATTGTTGGAGATGTTACCAACGATAAAGATGTTTCGAAAGCTGTAGCTGGTAGAgatgctgttgttgttgcacTTGGCACTAGAAACGATCTTA AACCAACTACTGTACTATCGGAaggtatgaaaaatataatagaggCTATGAGGAAGCACAATATTGAATTGGTTTCTGTTTGTTTATCAg catttttattctataagcCTGATGCCGTACCAGCTATATTCAAAGATCTGAATGCTGATCATCAGCGTATGTTTGATCTTCTGAAAGAAAGTGGATTAAAATGGATTGCCATATTACCACCACATATTTCTA GTACAGaaaatttagaatatattataaaacatgaTGAATCCCCAGGTCGTGCCATTTCAAAATACGCCTTGGGTGCATTTCTTATTGATTGTCTTGAACAATCTAATCATTATCAAAAAGTATGTGGTATTGCAACTGGCTCATAA
- the LOC124947535 gene encoding flavin reductase (NADPH) isoform X2 yields the protein MDVRVFVRDNTKIPENIRNKVDVIVGDVTNDKDVSKAVAGRDAVVVALGTRNDLKPTTVLSEGMKNIIEAMRKHNIELVSVCLSAFLFYKPDAVPAIFKDLNADHQRMFDLLKESGLKWIAILPPHISSTENLEYIIKHDESPGRAISKYALGAFLIDCLEQSNHYQKVCGIATGS from the exons ATGGATGTAAGAGTTTTTGTGAGAGATAATACCAAGATACCAGAAAACATTAGAAACAAAGTGGATGTAATTGTTGGAGATGTTACCAACGATAAAGATGTTTCGAAAGCTGTAGCTGGTAGAgatgctgttgttgttgcacTTGGCACTAGAAACGATCTTA AACCAACTACTGTACTATCGGAaggtatgaaaaatataatagaggCTATGAGGAAGCACAATATTGAATTGGTTTCTGTTTGTTTATCAg catttttattctataagcCTGATGCCGTACCAGCTATATTCAAAGATCTGAATGCTGATCATCAGCGTATGTTTGATCTTCTGAAAGAAAGTGGATTAAAATGGATTGCCATATTACCACCACATATTTCTA GTACAGaaaatttagaatatattataaaacatgaTGAATCCCCAGGTCGTGCCATTTCAAAATACGCCTTGGGTGCATTTCTTATTGATTGTCTTGAACAATCTAATCATTATCAAAAAGTATGTGGTATTGCAACTGGCTCATAA
- the LOC124947334 gene encoding N-alpha-acetyltransferase 80 isoform X2, translated as MSNDVYTDIWYDVIPLHHRPELVKECCKLLNTEWPRSETARLKSLKVSCDEFPTCLVLLDRESRVLGHCKVSLIPKVRHSCYIESVVVDYKSRAQGLGSRLLRGTEEYVARKGFKTVYLITKGQELFYIKNGYTICDPIETCGFRKFLPPTTIVEAKHKEKNTLFSGPPPPPMPQLVFEYFDIRMLSQKTHMVKKL; from the exons ATGTCAAATGatgtatatacagatatatggTACGATGTTATTCCACTTCACCATAGGCCAGAATTAGTTAAAGAATGTTGTAAATTGCTCAATACAGAATGGCCAAGAAGTGAAACAGCTCG aCTAAAGTCTTTGAAGGTATCTTGCGACGAGTTTCCTACATGTTTGGTTTTATTAGATAGAGAAAGTCGAGTTCTTGGCCATTGTAAAGTATCTTTGATACCTAAAGTACGTCATAGCTGTTACATTGAATCAG ttgtAGTCGATTACAAATCCAGAGCTCAAGGATTGGGATCTAGATTGTTACGTGGGACGGAAGAATATGTGGCAAGGAAAGGTTTCAAAACCGTATACTTGATAACAAAAGGTCAAgaactattttatattaaaaatggatATACGATTTGTGACCCCATCGAAACGTGTggatttagaaaatttctacCTCCTACTACCATAGTCGAAgcaaaacataaagaaaaaaatacacttTTTTCTGGTCCCCCACCTCCTCCAATGCCACAATtagtatttgaatattttgatataagaaTGCTATCTCAAAAAACACACATggttaaaaaattatga
- the LOC124947334 gene encoding N-alpha-acetyltransferase 80 isoform X1: protein MSTSKDLSNLFPKKMSNDVYTDIWYDVIPLHHRPELVKECCKLLNTEWPRSETARLKSLKVSCDEFPTCLVLLDRESRVLGHCKVSLIPKVRHSCYIESVVVDYKSRAQGLGSRLLRGTEEYVARKGFKTVYLITKGQELFYIKNGYTICDPIETCGFRKFLPPTTIVEAKHKEKNTLFSGPPPPPMPQLVFEYFDIRMLSQKTHMVKKL, encoded by the exons ATGTCAACGAGTAAAGACCTAAGCAATCTCTTTCCAAag AAAATGTCAAATGatgtatatacagatatatggTACGATGTTATTCCACTTCACCATAGGCCAGAATTAGTTAAAGAATGTTGTAAATTGCTCAATACAGAATGGCCAAGAAGTGAAACAGCTCG aCTAAAGTCTTTGAAGGTATCTTGCGACGAGTTTCCTACATGTTTGGTTTTATTAGATAGAGAAAGTCGAGTTCTTGGCCATTGTAAAGTATCTTTGATACCTAAAGTACGTCATAGCTGTTACATTGAATCAG ttgtAGTCGATTACAAATCCAGAGCTCAAGGATTGGGATCTAGATTGTTACGTGGGACGGAAGAATATGTGGCAAGGAAAGGTTTCAAAACCGTATACTTGATAACAAAAGGTCAAgaactattttatattaaaaatggatATACGATTTGTGACCCCATCGAAACGTGTggatttagaaaatttctacCTCCTACTACCATAGTCGAAgcaaaacataaagaaaaaaatacacttTTTTCTGGTCCCCCACCTCCTCCAATGCCACAATtagtatttgaatattttgatataagaaTGCTATCTCAAAAAACACACATggttaaaaaattatga